From the genome of Trichosurus vulpecula isolate mTriVul1 chromosome 6, mTriVul1.pri, whole genome shotgun sequence:
tgggcaACTCTAATTGTTAATTAGTTTTTCCCCCTAACATCAAGCCCAAATTTTcatctttgcaatttctacccattacTCTTAATTCTGTTGTCTAGGTCTAAACATTACAGATCTAAGGCTTCAACCACATGAAAGCTTTTCAAAAACTTAGAGCAATTATGTTCTCTTCCCCAAGCTAAATATTACCAGTTCATTCACCTGAAGCTCATATTATGGACTCAGTTCATTTTGCTACCACACtgactgccctcctctggacactttccAGCTTATGGATATCCTCCTTAAACTGTGGTGCTTAAATCTGAACACAGTATACCAAATAAGATCTGATGAAGGCAGACTATAatgacactatttttttttaaagttatggaataaaacaaggatttccatagcatagtacaaTAAACAAGGTGATTGTGTGTGcgtaaaactgcaaatctactatgcccaacttgttattcctttcaaatatacaacaaaagtatcatggaaatttatttttcttccctttctccaccctaaagatggctaccattagatataaataggggtgtgtgtgtatgtgtgaatgtataaaattattttatatatacttgtatttaccagatctttctctggaagcagataatatctttcttcatatgtcctttatagttaatttggatatttataatagtgaaAATAACTTATCTACTCAAGGTCATTCTTAAAACTGGTTGCGGCTTAGCTCGTGTGCAGTGGCTgtggcggcggcagcggcggagCTCAGCACGATGTCTCATACCATTTTGTTGGTACAACCTACCAAGAGGCCAGAAGGCCGAACTTACGCTGATTACGAATCAGTGAATGAATGCATGGAAGGAGTTTGTAAAATGTATGAAGAGCATCTGAAGAGAATGAATCCCAACAGGCCCTCCATCACATATGACATCAGTCAGTTGTTTGATTTCATTGATGATCTGGCAGATCTTAGCTGCCTTGTGTACCGAGCGGACACTCAGACATACCAGCCCTACAACAAAGATTGGATCAAAGAGAAGATCTATGTGCTTCTCCGTCGGCAGGCCCAACAAGCCGGCAAATAATTCAAGTGGCAGccttggggggatggggggagggcttGGAAAACAGGCGTGTACAGCGTGCTGTAGTGGGAGCTTTGTATTATAGAAGTCCTGTTTCCATTTTGTTACAATCTAGCCAAGGTCGAATGTATTAGAAGATTTTTGTCTCATTCAATCTGAAGCCCCTGGCCCtccctactttctttttcttttttacgaAGAAGTAGCTGAAAATTTCTCTTTGGTCAGTTAGCACTTGGTTACAGTTCTTCCAGCTGTTCATATCTGCTTATAATGTTCACTGTACTCACCCTTCTGTGTGAGGATTTTCCAGAATTTAGTTAGGTCCTCAAAATTCAAAGGCTTAGTAGAAAATACAGTAAATGTTCTTTagttaatcttaaaaaaaaaaacaatactgaAGTTactgttctcatggttctgctcattttactcttcattatttcgtgcaaaTCTTTCCATCTTGTTAAAAatatcattgagctcatcatttcttgtagcacagtagtattccatcacaatcacacaccacaaattgttcagtcatcacccaattgaagggcatccctgcaatttatagttctttgccaccacaaagagctgttataaacattttagaacatataggttcttttcctttttccccaatcATCTCCGgatatagaccaagtagtggtattgctgggtcaaagggtcgaggtagtttagtaacttttggagcataattccagattgctctccaaagtgattggatcattttacaattccaccaataatgaatGTGTCCAAATTTTTCTgtatcctctccaatatttgtcacttttcccttctatcattttagacattctggtaggtgtaaaatgatatctcaaggttgttttaatctacatttctcaaatctataatgatttagagcattttatttatatgactataaattgttttgatttcttcattgaaaaaatgGCACTATTCCCTTTTTATGGAAGCTATGTCCCTgttaatgtagcccaagatcaTATTTTGTAAGTTGTCATATCAGACGTTGTtgaaggtagaacttgaaccacGTTTTATTGATTCCAAATTTATTGAGCATGTATATTTGAGATAGACAAATACAGTTGAGAGGAATACATTAAAATGACTTCATTGCTGAGAGGTATCCAAGaataaattttgtattttgtgATTGATTCCTAGTACCTCCTTCTTATTCTTATTTGCCCAAATTACTTATTACCAACAAGGAGCTTTTGAGCCTTTAATGGACAAATTCTTTAAGAGTATAAACTGGAGGGAGGAGGctctggaggaagaggaggaggagtggaggGGGGAGAACTGAGGGAGGTAGCAGCAGAGGGTGCAGGTTGTTTGGCTTGGCTTCGTAGTCTTGCTGTGGCACCCAGGTCCGATATGCTCTGCTCCTCGCCCC
Proteins encoded in this window:
- the LOC118853916 gene encoding enhancer of rudimentary homolog, which encodes MSHTILLVQPTKRPEGRTYADYESVNECMEGVCKMYEEHLKRMNPNRPSITYDISQLFDFIDDLADLSCLVYRADTQTYQPYNKDWIKEKIYVLLRRQAQQAGK